The stretch of DNA ATCTCCCAGGCAGGTTCACAAATCCCTTTTGTCTTCGGTGGGGCTTATGCTTatagttatgttaactgaagggtgagttcaTAGCTACTAATCTCAATGAGGTTTTACCTCAATCCAAAATATAATTGATTTTTCCTAATGTACATAGAGCACACCTATGTACCTCAGTAATGAGCAATTTAGAAATGCTGATTCTATtgggagttaggggcctaaatGCCTGTGTGGATCTAGGCCAAAGAGATTAGATTGAATATAATTATATATTCAATCAATGCAGCAAAAAAACACAAACCCGTGCAAAACAAAGGGTAGCCTGGGAGTAGGGTCTGGGGAACAGACATATCCTGCAGAGGAGCCAGGTGGTAGAAAATcagtacttttaaaaatacactcaAGACCAGCGTAAGCAGTGAAGAGCTAGCATTGTTTCATCCCAATGATAGCTGGGTGTGAAAGCAGGAGTGCTTCTGCCATTTCTGAACAGCGGATAGACAGGGTACTGCTCAGcacttctacacacacacacacacacacacacactcggcaCTGGACTCTCTTCTGCCTTCCATAGCAGGAGTGAAGTTAAAGTGATTCTTCGAGAAATGTAGCTTTGTTTCCTGAGGTGATACTGTAGTTACTGAAAATCACCAGCAGGATAGAAAATATGACAACAACAAATGTAGTGAAAATACAGCCAATCATAGTAAATAATGGAGTCAGTAGAGGGTTAActtttttataaaaaggaaaataggcCTCTTTCCATACACAGAGAAAACAAGCTtcatcagagaatccatcattAACCTAAAGCATGGCTACTTTGTGTGGTTTATGGATGCTTCTCCATTAGGTCAATGATTTCATTGTACATGCGCAGCGGCGCATCCAGCCCCCAGATGAAATCCAGATGTGCCCATTCAGGAATGTTTTTGTAATGAACAAGATTAATAATTTGAGGGCGTAAAACATTAGCATCCTTTAAGTCTGCAAGCAAGTCTTGTCCACCAGTCCATATTGCAGTTGGCACTGTCATATCTTTTATCTTGTATAAAGGAGGGGTGGTCTGGAAAACAGTGAATAGTGTAGAAATGAAAGCCTGTGAAGTCACAGCAAATTTTACACACATCCATTCAGTAAATGATGAGAGAAGCTGCTCCTCAATCAAAACCAGGAAGAAAAATGCCCCTTactccccccactcctgggctctcttcccaattgttttatttttccaaagATGATGGCACTGTTACACAAAAAAATCATAATCCTACCTGACCAAATTTCGCCATATTCTTGGTTTGACTGCGCCAGTTATAAGCTTGGAATTCCCCTGAATTAAGTATCTTATATGAAAAGCAAGAGAGATAAAAAGTTACAATTGTAATATACAAATCAGTTGATCAGGGGATAAAAAGTAAGTCATGGAATCTTTCACCTCAAAGCCTTTGGTTGGATTCAACCTTACACTATGCTGACAGCAATTAAACTTAATCCCATTTCAAGGCTATGTGGAAGCCTACACTAAATTAGTTAGGGGTCTCAGAGACAAGTGGATAGGTGTCTCTGTCAGCGTCCAAGAAATTACCAATAGTTGGTAACCTTgtcagcacaatggggtcctggtccacgaGTAGGGCTCCTAAGCActttggtaatacaaataataaatagtaataaggaCTAACTGGGCTTGGGAGACCAAATTACAGTACCTGTCATATTTGCCAACTGGTAGACAGACACTAGTATAGAATGAAATCATTTGCAGTGTTCcccatttcattttttcccccttgagcctctataaaagattaaaatatatgctctagttcaaaaggaattatttggggaaattctatggcctatgttatacaggaggtcagactagatgaccacaatggatCCTCTGGCTTTGGAAGCTCTGAATCTGTATTTATTTCTTTACAGATACAGGTCACACAcataaaaagtagggctgtcaagcaattaaaaaaattaatcactattaatcgtgctgttaaacaataatagaataccatttatttaaatatttttggatgttttctaaattttcaaatatattatttcagttacaatacagaatacaaaatgtacagtgctcacttgatatttatttctgattacaaatatctgcactgtaaaaaactaaagaaatagtattttgcaattcacctaatacaagtacagtagtgcaatctcgttatcatgaaagttgaatttacaaatgtagatttatgtacaaaatataactgcattcaaaaataaaacaatgtaaaactttagagcctacaagtccattcactcctacttcttgttcaaccaattgcgtagacaaacaagtttgtttacatttgcaggagataatgctgcctgcttcttatttacaatgtcacctgaaagtgagaacaggcgttcttatggcactgttgtagccagcattgcaagatatttacgtgccagatgcgctaaagattcatatgtcccttcatgcttcaaccactgttccagaggacatgtgtccatgctgatgacaggttctactcaataacgatccaaaccAGTGTGGACCAATTGCACtagttgtatgaggtgaattgaaaaatactatttcttttatcatttttacagtacaaatatttgtaatcaaaaataataatgtaaagtgagcacttcgtacacttcgtattctgtgttgtaattgaaatagatatatttgaaaatgtatttaatgaatttcaattgaaaaacatccaaaatatttaatgaatttcaattgatattctattaacagtgcgattgaaactgtgattaatcatgactaATTTTTTTAGTcacaattaatatttttgagttaatcacatgagttaactgtgattaatcgacagccctaataaaaagtaTAATCAGGACAAATTTCCCAAATGCTTACACATCCAAAacatgtattttgccacccctttgtaacactttgcagtctgctttggatttaactatcttgagtaattttgtatctgcaaactttgctacctcactgtttacccctttttccaaatcatttatgaatatattgaacagcactcatcccagtatagatccttgggggaccctactatttacttctctccattgtgaaaactgacaatttattctTACCATttgtttctgtcttttaaccagttactgattcatgaaaggaccttccttcttatcccatgactgcctactttgcttaagactTTTGGTGtgagactttgtcaaaggctttctgaaagtctaagtacactatatccgctggatcacccttgtccacttgCTTGTTGACACActgaaagaattctaatagattggtgaggcatgatttccctttacaaaaaccttgttgactcttcccctacaaatcatgttcatctatgtgtctgataattctgttacatattatagtttcaaccaatttgcctggtactgaatttaggttcactggcctgtaattgccaggattgcctctggagcctttttaaaaaaatggaattatattagttatcctccagtcatctggtacagaggctgatttaagcaataggttacataccacagttagtaattgtgcaatttcatatttgaattccttccaaactcttgggtgaataccatctggtcctggtgattatTAATTTATCAGTTTTTAATTTTATCACCTTAATCTgtgatagttcctcagatttgtcacctaaaaaaatggCTGGTGTGGGAAGCTCCCtgacatcctctgcagtgaagactgattgAAAGAttttatttagcttctctgcaatggccttgtcttctttgagtactcctttagcaccttaatcattcagtggccccactgattgtttggcaggtttgcagggatttcactcttgtgactgttccttttaatttctgtttaattaacctcctcatttttgtgtggttCCTCTTTTTGAAGAGCTGCTGTGGTGCGTTTCTATGGTATTTTCCCTCCTGTTCAAGTGTTTGTGGTTGCAACGGATGTATATGCATATTTGCAAGTGCACTGTACTTGGAAGTGTTTCCTTCTCTGTCCCCCATCCTGCAGTATTGGCAGAGTACTTATCTTAGTATAAGGATGTCTTATCTTATACTgaccacaaaaacaaaaattcagcaaccctgtcatacaagatttccttttcctagaaTATGCTATCACACAAGGGAAGATAGTAAACCTACTGACTAGAAGAATTATTGTCTGTAGTTCTAATACTGCCTCTGAATTGATAGGTTGTGTAGAAAAAAGGATGTAATAAGAGCTGTTATAAGGAGTAATTAATTAAAGTAAGAACCTGAGCCTTTTCGTTTGCTGTACTGTATATCTATTAGTAAGACTACTTGCCGCATTACCCTTCCCTCTGATTTCCAAATGTGCTTGTctttcctggagaaatttcaatACCTGTTGTTAAATGTCAATAAAAAGTACTGTTTTTGTTGAGATTTCAGTTGTAAACCACAAATTAAGTGAGTTTCCAACCCATTAGCTGTAACTTCACTTGAGAATATTAAATACACCCAATTGGTATAACATACAGTGGTTAGCACCTACTTTGCAGCCCAAAAGCTGAACAGTACCTGGCTCCAGTGGATTACATTTTGTACAGATGTtcctgctggggctcgggctaCGTATACATTAACACGACTCTGAAAGAAAACATTCAGTGAGGGACCAGTTCCACCCCTTTTCTCACAGAGTAGTACCTTTTCACTAGAGTACTTCTGGTAATggcagtggaactactcatggagtaaggtactccatatgagtaaaggtggcaggatCAGCCCTTACCAAGTACTTCAAATGTGGCAACGCATTGGATACAGAAAAAcattatgcagaatttttaatggaGTTATAGTCTCAAAGGATATGAAGTCAACCATTTTGATAAGTCAGGAGATTTATCGAAGAGACAACAGAGTATTTATTTAGTTCACACTTGTAGGGATTAATAGGTAGGATTTGGGATATGAGGGGGAGCCCTTGATGGTCCAGGAATGTGCTAACTACCACAAACATATACAGCTAAATCCTGAGTCTCGTCCTTAAGAAGCTGTTACACAGTCCATGATTCAGCAAAAGTCTAATTCAAAAATCAAAGGGGATTTTGCTTGAAAAAAGTGCAAGTAAAAACTTGAGGGGCAGATTATTTTGCCTAGAATTGAACGAAAAAGGGATCCTTAAGTGTCAATCTCCCTGTTCATGCATGTCTTTCATTCTTGGACCCATGGAGAGACCTCTGCAGTGCTGAGGATCCACGTGATGGGAGGAGTTAGATGAGGGGGGTGGGTTTGCTACCAAGCATTGTTCCTCTCTCCCTTCCAACCTTAGAGGGAATCTGCTGAAAATGGGATACAGCCTGAGGCTTAATAACCTTTTCTGTGGTGCCCCAGTGCACTGTGAAACCTCAATTATAAACAACAGTTCCATCGGCAGCAGCCAGCTCTCTCTCACCATGGGCGTGAGAGAGAACTCCAGCATATTTCCCTAAACCCTTGTGAGTGTTGGGACATCTGTGGATTCTGGGGACTGAACTGCCTGCATTTCTGACAGGTGGACAAAGCTCTCCCCCAACACGGTCATATAGCCCTCTGAGAGCTTTCCTCTCTCTCAAACCATGCCTGTGGATTTTTCCAGGGAAGGACATGATTTGGCCCTGACTAAGACCTTCAAGATTCAAATCACAGAGTTTCAAGTTAAAAATGAATACAACTTGAATACAGGGGCTAGAAATCTCCCCACAGAACTACAGCCAAGCTGTGTTGTACATACCATATTTATGTTATTCACATTGTAGCCTCCCAGAATGAAGAAAACATTTCCACAAAGCTTAGCAAAAATGCTGCGGCCACAAAAGGAAACAATGAGCTTTCTCAGCCATTCACTTTGGTGAAATAATTCCCTTCTGCCAAGCAAGACCTGGAAAAACACAAAGGTATTGCTCACTTACTGAATTGTTctatgcatttttcttttttcaacacCCCCCCTTTATACtctatttccccctttttatttcCTCCCCTTCCTTAATGATTACACCCCTATTTTTCCTCCCTCCACTAACCTGCTGGCTACATACTGCTTGAGGAGGGGGGGATGTGGGAAAGAAGTCATTTGTTTATCCATCAAACAGGTGTAGCACAGGCATTGCCCAATCAACGTGGTTGTGCTTCAGATTTTTTTGCTTGTTTAATGATAGACTCACTTTCAAGTTAACTCCAGTTCTGCTTTTGCTCCTGcacctgcaaatacttatgcacatgaGCAGTTTTGCACAAataagtagccccattgacatcaatgggattacttacaCTTGCgtaacacttatgcatgtgattTAGTGTCTGTAGGACTGGAGCCACAGCGATTCTTCTGGAGTTACTGTAAATATAGGTAAGTATGTTTTTTAAGTCATGAACTTAACTTTGTGGAATGAAATATTCTCCTTTTGTATTTCTGGACATAAGTAAGAGAAAGACGTAAGTAGGTCAATTAATTCTCCCAGTGTTGTGGGCAGAGCTGAACATCTTTAACCACAGACATGAACAGACCCATACATTTCTAGTTAAATATATGTTTTCAGTTCGTCCATTCTAAAAGTCaaataaatatttagaaaatcaaatattttaagtAGAAGTATCACATACCCTGAGAAACTTTTCAGGAAGATACAGGAGTTTTACTGCAGGGCTTCTGGCATATTTAACTGTAGTTACAGGGGCTAAGGCAAAATACAGTTTGATTCTTTTAGCCAGCTGGGGCATTGTTGAAAATGTTATGAAAGCTGAGAAAATTCAAGAGAGAAATTAACTAGAGCAACTTTCATAAACTAAAATATCAGTATTTACCATACTCCATCCTTCAGTTTCAAACTTGCAGGCAATCCTATAGCTAGTCAAGTAGTGATTTATTACTGAAGTAAGTAAGTCCTAGATTTCATTTGAAACTCAACTATCCTCCCTGTCCTCCAGGCTTGCAAACTATTATCTTACATTCTCCTCCTACACTGATACTCCATCGCACGTATATATGCTATTTAGTTCTGAAGATACATGCATTGCTCTCCCAAACAACTGCCTCATCATATTGCCTTTGTTTTTATCCTCCACTCCACCCAACCCCTCTGTCTGCGGCCATCTCCACATTTTGCTTGTCTTAACTTAAGCCCTGATCCCCCAGTTAGATCCAAAACCCCTTAGCCCATGAACCCAATGCAACTATTGGGCCATATTAAACTCCAATGtaagtccaaatcattagagtTACAGCAGGAATACATTTGGCTCATTTTGTTTTATCATCtttcatataaataaaaattggCTTCATTAAAGTTTCCTACATTTTACAACTGTCAGTTTAGGAAGTGTTTTTACATCTGAATTTTAAGACACTCATAAAAGGTCTTAGAGAGATCCAAACACAGTCTACACTACTGTATAGCGGTGCAGACATGATtccataactagggccctaccaaattcatggtccattttggtcaatttcacagtcataggattttaaaaataataaatttcatgatttcagctgaaatttcaaggtgttgtaattgtagggatcctgacccaaaaaggagcagaagtaagggtggcaataccatgacccccctaaaataacgtTGTGACCCCCTTTGtggccccctgcaactcccttttgggtcaggacccccaatgtgagaaatgctggtctcccctgtgaaatctgtatagtagagggtaaaagcgcacaaaagaccagatttcatggggggaaatGAGATTTCCTGAGATAGGGCCCTATCCATAATACATCAGTCTGCATTCCTTGTAACATTACATACCTATAGTGGCACCCTGTGAATAGCCAACATAGTACAACTGCTCTTGTCCAGttttctgcataataaagtttagCACTGCTGGAAGGTCAAACTTAGCCATCTCATCAAAACTGCCAAGAGAAAGGATGAAAAACATGCATGCATAAATTAAATCCCAGATGAGTTAGCATTGGATAAAGGAAATCTAGGTTTGTCAgataagaaaaaacaaactgttttgtGAATAATTCTACTATTTTGAGTCCTAGGTCTTTGTGGCACCTGGTGTAAAAGAGACTGTTCACTAATTTCCGAGGTGCTTTCTGCTCATACCTTAGGGATTGATCcagaccccattgaagtcaatggacagactCCTTTTAATTAGAGTGGGCTTAGGATCAAACCATGAGTGCCTAGTCTTCCTATGTAGAAGGAACAATTAATTACACAGTAATGGAACCACTTTCATGGAGACACAGGATCATATAATGTACCACGACAGTCTAGTCTTCAaacattcattaaaataaaagtGCACTGGAAGCCCTAGTGATTGAAGTTTTCTGTTTGCCTTCAGGGAAGGTACAGTGTGAACACAAGCAGTGCAGTCTTCCTGAGTCACCCTGTTGTTGAAACTCAGCAGTGTCTAATAAGCCAATGAGGACTCCAATTAGTGCCAGTTATGGTAATATTTTTACAGTGTGGACAGACCACAGCCAGCTCATTATCCAGCTTCTAAGCCATCAGATGTCAACAATTTTCACTCATTGTCAACCTGCATTGAGTTTAAACCAATGATCCAGATGCACTCTGACACCACAGTGATGGGTGCTTTATAAAAATCTAGATAGATGAGCAGACAGATAAAAATGAAAGATTTCAATATCCCATTAACAATAACCCAAGTCCCTCCGAATGCTATTTCCAACAGTGCTCAGTAATTCAGTCTACCTGAAAGACCAGAACTCATCTTGCTCAACAGAAAGATTGAGGTGTCTTCTAGACCAGGTGTTCCCTCTGCTGTTTCCCATCCAAACGTCATAGCCAGCATCTGCTAGTATGAAGCCCAGGCTATTGTTGGCCAGGTTTGTGACCCAGTTGCTAGCATCTCCTAGTAATCCATGTTGGAGAAACACAGCAGGCTTtacaactgaaagaaaaaaagcacTTTATTGAGCTGCTGGATTAATATGGTAATACAACGATACTCCTGTCCAGTACTCAAAACTgtgattcccagtcctgtgctggaTTAAAGGCAGACtcctatggatttttttttaatgtgtgtatCCCTTTTTCAATTTGTTATGAGATATAATGAATGCCTGgacttttaaaaagttgatttcCTGTTTATCTTAGGAATACCAGAATGTAAAGTCTAGTCTCGCTGGTTTTACTGAAGAAGTTCTGGCGGAACTGAGAGATGAGCTTCGAAATACCTTAATTTAAGTAGTAAAGGCATGGAATATTTAATAAAGGCTTTCTTTATTCAAAATGTTAATTCATCACTGAGATTAAACGGGTGTGAACAAAAGCAACCACAACACAAACCGTGAGATCCAAGGAAGAAACTGGGCTTCCCTGAAAGTGGGTGTTTGGGGTAGATTGCAGacttcaagcttttttttttttttttagacttctACTGATCAAATGCTAAATCCCTCATGATCAGAGTACAAGCTTCGGTTCAttcaaggccagattttcaaaaccagaCCATTAGAACATGGGTGCTGGAACTACGGGTGCAAGAGCACCCcctgcttgaagtggtttccatcatatacagggtttacagttttgtttaatGGCTTTCAACACCCCCTCTATACAAATGGTTCCAATGCCACTGATTTAGCACCAAATTCTGCTCACCTTACTCACAAAAACatttccatcaacttcagtgtgACTACTCACATAAGGCAAGCAGGACTTGAGTCCAAACATATACAGATTGGCAAAGCAATTTAGACACCTGTTTTTCAAAATGTGTCCTCTTAAGTCTTCGTTGCTTTACAGAAATAAATCATACCCGTATTCCCCTGATTTTCTATTCCATAAGGGATTCTGTTAATGCTAAGGATATAGCCATCTTCTGTCACCACTTCATACTCCTCACTGGGGTACCCTCTATAGGTAATGAGCTCGCTCTGCAAGAGAAAACACAAATGCTTTTGCTTCAGATGGCTTATGGGTGTTCATTTTCTACACAATATGTATATGGAAGGATCTCTGTGATGAGAAAACATTGTGGACTAgatccagctgaggatctggtcccttaGTTATTAAGTATccagaataaaaagaaaatatattttaatgacaCATCCCTCAAAACTACCCCTCTTTTCTTTCATACTGCACAATACATTCTGGAACGttttagcaggaatgttgtaagcaagacatgaaaagtaattcgtccactctactcagcactgataaggtctcagttggagtactgtgtccagttctgggtatcacactttgggaaagaggtggacaaattagagaaagtccagaagagagcaaccaaaattattagaagtctagaaaacatgacctacatgGAAAGATAGACAAAAATGTGTCTGTTTAGTCTAGAGGAGAGAAGACTGAGTCttaaagtatgtaaaaggttgttataaaaaggagggtgatacattgttctccttatccactgtggacaggacaagaagcagtgggatAAAATTGCAGCctgggagatttagattagacattaggaaaaacttcctaactgtaagagtagttaagcactggaacaaattactgtacctagggaggttgtggaaactccatccatcattggaggtttttaagaactggttagacaaacacctgtgaggaaTGACCTAGATAATACTAAGTCCTGCCtccatgcaggggactggactagatgatttatTGAGGTCCCTTACAGCCCTACACTTCTACGATTCTATGTTCTAAACCTCAGCTCTAGAATTCTGCCTAGTCAAACAAAGACAGAAATCTCGAAAAGACTTAAAATATGGAGATTAAAAGAGAAGGATTAATCATTGAGAAACCTATTAGTACTAGACATTTCAGTAAGAGTCTATTTTGAAGGATGCCAAGTTAGCTTGTGTAATTCACATACTGTACAAATGTATATTGAAGGAGATGAATGGTGTTATGTGTATATGTATGAAGTTTATGAAGGAGAGGTGACAGTCCGTCTGAGTTAAGGTTGGACCCAGAGTTACATTTTAAAGCTACTCCAACTGCAACAATAACATTGATCACATTCTCAAAAGATTCCCTGAAAATTAACCTTTTAGAAGATCGGAGAACTTTTCCAGGAAATTGAAAAGAAATTGAGTAAGTTATTTTTGTGATTAAAACCCCTTAAAGTTGGCTCCTTTTTGATATGTTTGCCAGTTACATAACCCTTCTTTGTCTCCAATGAAGTCAACTAACACTACAAAATTTGAAACATAGGTAGATATTGACATTCACTCATGCAAGGAGCACTTTTCAAGGGCAGGAACAGTAAAATGATTATGAGTTTAAGATGTAAAATGCTGACATTTTTAGAGTGTAAAATGTGGTGGGATGGAGAAGACTTAGGTCTATGGGCTCTGTGTGGTGGCTTGGTGAGATGATGAATCATTGGTTATTATGCAGCTAGGGAGTGCCAGAGAAGACAGAGCATGTGGAATACGTTGGAAATGTAAGCAGGGGGTAGAAGGGAATAGGGGAAAAGGAGTGATCTCAGGTAGTGTTAAAGTCAGTTTTTGAACTTTTCTGATACTGAATTTCCAGCTTTTTAGAATAGAAATATTATGAAACCACCTTAACTTTCAGTTAAAAACTGCCTCTGAACTAAGCAAACCTCACAACAGCCCCATAATATaatgttatctccattttacagtggGCTACATGATGGctcagaaaggttaagtgactaaatatacccctgtattcacatcctacaaattgttgtaataatctttgtacaaaatatgccttgtaaggtatcatttgaaaactcaatttgctggtcatt from Emys orbicularis isolate rEmyOrb1 chromosome 7, rEmyOrb1.hap1, whole genome shotgun sequence encodes:
- the LOC135880885 gene encoding lipase member M-like isoform X2 gives rise to the protein MWLFITVAYLFQGTVSSEKLIRMKRDHVDPEAYMNISELITYRGYPSEEYEVVTEDGYILSINRIPYGIENQGNTVVKPAVFLQHGLLGDASNWVTNLANNSLGFILADAGYDVWMGNSRGNTWSRRHLNLSVEQDEFWSFSFDEMAKFDLPAVLNFIMQKTGQEQLYYVGYSQGATIAFITFSTMPQLAKRIKLYFALAPVTTVKYARSPAVKLLYLPEKFLRSRVNVYVARAPAGTSVQNVIHWSQILNSGEFQAYNWRSQTKNMAKFGQTTPPLYKIKDMTVPTAIWTGGQDLLADLKDANVLRPQIINLVHYKNIPEWAHLDFIWGLDAPLRMYNEIIDLMEKHP
- the LOC135880885 gene encoding lipase member M-like isoform X1 translates to MLLTDECTVLHRTKMWLFITVAYLFQGTVSSEKLIRMKRDHVDPEAYMNISELITYRGYPSEEYEVVTEDGYILSINRIPYGIENQGNTVVKPAVFLQHGLLGDASNWVTNLANNSLGFILADAGYDVWMGNSRGNTWSRRHLNLSVEQDEFWSFSFDEMAKFDLPAVLNFIMQKTGQEQLYYVGYSQGATIAFITFSTMPQLAKRIKLYFALAPVTTVKYARSPAVKLLYLPEKFLRVLLGRRELFHQSEWLRKLIVSFCGRSIFAKLCGNVFFILGGYNVNNINMSRVNVYVARAPAGTSVQNVIHWSQILNSGEFQAYNWRSQTKNMAKFGQTTPPLYKIKDMTVPTAIWTGGQDLLADLKDANVLRPQIINLVHYKNIPEWAHLDFIWGLDAPLRMYNEIIDLMEKHP